In a single window of the Rhodamnia argentea isolate NSW1041297 chromosome 2, ASM2092103v1, whole genome shotgun sequence genome:
- the LOC115735523 gene encoding beta-1,3-galactosyltransferase 7 isoform X1 produces MKSRGGNRISTKWIPIFCASFFLLGILLSNRMWSPPESSGQLVSRARREQELRMVSEDCDSKKKPADDKDVMQQVHKTHEAIQLDRSLDKSIESLQMELAASRSAMELGSGSGDQKARKKMFMVIGINTAFSSRKRRDSVRGTWMPQGEKLLQLEREKGIVVRFMIGHSATSNSILDRAIDSEDAQHKDFLRLEHVEGYHELSAKTKIFFSTAVAMWDADYYIKVDDDVHVNLGMLATTLARHRSKPRVYIGCMKSGPVLSQKNVKYHEPEYWKFGEEGNKYFRHATGQIYALSKDLATYISINQPILHKYANEDVSLGSWFIGLEVEHIDDRNMCCGTPPDCEWKAQAGNVCIASFDWSCSGICKSVEKIKDVHRRCGEGDGAVWDALI; encoded by the exons ATGAAGAGCCGAGGCGGCAACAGAATCTCCACCAAGTGGATCCCGATCTTCTGcgcctccttcttcctcctcggcATCCTCCTCTCCAACAG GATGTGGTCTCCGCCTGAATCGAGTGGCCAGCTCGTGTCGCGGGCTCGGCGGGAGCAGGAGCTGAGGATGGTTTCGGAGGACTGCGACTCGAAGAAG AAGCCTGCGGATGATAAGGATGTGATGCAGCAAGTGCACAAAACTCATGAAGCTATCCA GCTGGATAGATCTCTGGACAAGTCAATCGAGTCGCTTCAGATGGAACTAGCTGCCTCTAGGAGTGCAATGGAATTGGGGAGTGGATCGGGTGATCAGAAGGCAAGGAAGAAAATGTTCATGGTCATTGGAATTAATACAGCATTCAGTAGTAGGAAGCGGCGGGATTCTGTCAGGGGGACGTGGATGCCTCAAG GAGAGAAGCTTCTTCAGTTGGAGCGCGAGAAAGGGATTGTTGTACGGTTCATGATTGGACATAG TGCAACGTCAAATAGCATTTTAGATCGAGCAATTGACTCGGAAGATGCTCAGCACAAAGACTTCCTAAGGCTG GAACATGTGGAAGGTTATCATGAATTatctgcaaaaacaaaaatcttcTTTTCCACTGCTGTTGCTATGTGGGATGCTGATTATTATATCAAGGTGGATGATGATGTCCACGTTAATTTGG GTATGCTGGCGACAACCCTTGCCCGGCATCGTTCGAAGCCGAGGGTTTATATCGGCTGCATGAAGTCTGGACCTGTGCTTTCTCAAAA GAATGTCAAGTATCATGAACCAGAGTACTGGAAATTTGGAGAGGAGGGTAATAAGTATTTCCGCCATGCAACGGGACAGATCTATGCCCTCTCAAAGGATCTGGCTACCTACATCTCAATCAACCA GCCCATATTACACAAGTATGCCAATGAAGATGTGTCGCTTGGATCATGGTTTATTGGTCTTGAGGTTGAGCACATTGATGACCGCAACATGTGTTGTGGCACTCCGCCAG ATTGTGAATGGAAGGCACAGGCTGGCAATGTGTGCATTGCTTCATTCGACTGGAGTTGTAGTGGTATATGCAAATCGGTGGAGAAGATTAAAGATGTCCACAGAAGGTGCGGCGAAGGGGATGGAGCTGTCTGGGATGCTTTAATTTGA
- the LOC115735523 gene encoding beta-1,3-galactosyltransferase 7 isoform X3 yields the protein MKSRGGNRISTKWIPIFCASFFLLGILLSNRMWSPPESSGQLVSRARREQELRMVSEDCDSKKKPADDKDVMQQVHKTHEAIQSLDKSIESLQMELAASRSAMELGSGSGDQKARKKMFMVIGINTAFSSRKRRDSVRGTWMPQGEKLLQLEREKGIVVRFMIGHSATSNSILDRAIDSEDAQHKDFLRLEHVEGYHELSAKTKIFFSTAVAMWDADYYIKVDDDVHVNLGMLATTLARHRSKPRVYIGCMKSGPVLSQKNVKYHEPEYWKFGEEGNKYFRHATGQIYALSKDLATYISINQPILHKYANEDVSLGSWFIGLEVEHIDDRNMCCGTPPDCEWKAQAGNVCIASFDWSCSGICKSVEKIKDVHRRCGEGDGAVWDALI from the exons ATGAAGAGCCGAGGCGGCAACAGAATCTCCACCAAGTGGATCCCGATCTTCTGcgcctccttcttcctcctcggcATCCTCCTCTCCAACAG GATGTGGTCTCCGCCTGAATCGAGTGGCCAGCTCGTGTCGCGGGCTCGGCGGGAGCAGGAGCTGAGGATGGTTTCGGAGGACTGCGACTCGAAGAAG AAGCCTGCGGATGATAAGGATGTGATGCAGCAAGTGCACAAAACTCATGAAGCTATCCA ATCTCTGGACAAGTCAATCGAGTCGCTTCAGATGGAACTAGCTGCCTCTAGGAGTGCAATGGAATTGGGGAGTGGATCGGGTGATCAGAAGGCAAGGAAGAAAATGTTCATGGTCATTGGAATTAATACAGCATTCAGTAGTAGGAAGCGGCGGGATTCTGTCAGGGGGACGTGGATGCCTCAAG GAGAGAAGCTTCTTCAGTTGGAGCGCGAGAAAGGGATTGTTGTACGGTTCATGATTGGACATAG TGCAACGTCAAATAGCATTTTAGATCGAGCAATTGACTCGGAAGATGCTCAGCACAAAGACTTCCTAAGGCTG GAACATGTGGAAGGTTATCATGAATTatctgcaaaaacaaaaatcttcTTTTCCACTGCTGTTGCTATGTGGGATGCTGATTATTATATCAAGGTGGATGATGATGTCCACGTTAATTTGG GTATGCTGGCGACAACCCTTGCCCGGCATCGTTCGAAGCCGAGGGTTTATATCGGCTGCATGAAGTCTGGACCTGTGCTTTCTCAAAA GAATGTCAAGTATCATGAACCAGAGTACTGGAAATTTGGAGAGGAGGGTAATAAGTATTTCCGCCATGCAACGGGACAGATCTATGCCCTCTCAAAGGATCTGGCTACCTACATCTCAATCAACCA GCCCATATTACACAAGTATGCCAATGAAGATGTGTCGCTTGGATCATGGTTTATTGGTCTTGAGGTTGAGCACATTGATGACCGCAACATGTGTTGTGGCACTCCGCCAG ATTGTGAATGGAAGGCACAGGCTGGCAATGTGTGCATTGCTTCATTCGACTGGAGTTGTAGTGGTATATGCAAATCGGTGGAGAAGATTAAAGATGTCCACAGAAGGTGCGGCGAAGGGGATGGAGCTGTCTGGGATGCTTTAATTTGA
- the LOC115735523 gene encoding beta-1,3-galactosyltransferase 7 isoform X2, producing the protein MKSRGGNRISTKWIPIFCASFFLLGILLSNRMWSPPESSGQLVSRARREQELRMVSEDCDSKKPADDKDVMQQVHKTHEAIQLDRSLDKSIESLQMELAASRSAMELGSGSGDQKARKKMFMVIGINTAFSSRKRRDSVRGTWMPQGEKLLQLEREKGIVVRFMIGHSATSNSILDRAIDSEDAQHKDFLRLEHVEGYHELSAKTKIFFSTAVAMWDADYYIKVDDDVHVNLGMLATTLARHRSKPRVYIGCMKSGPVLSQKNVKYHEPEYWKFGEEGNKYFRHATGQIYALSKDLATYISINQPILHKYANEDVSLGSWFIGLEVEHIDDRNMCCGTPPDCEWKAQAGNVCIASFDWSCSGICKSVEKIKDVHRRCGEGDGAVWDALI; encoded by the exons ATGAAGAGCCGAGGCGGCAACAGAATCTCCACCAAGTGGATCCCGATCTTCTGcgcctccttcttcctcctcggcATCCTCCTCTCCAACAG GATGTGGTCTCCGCCTGAATCGAGTGGCCAGCTCGTGTCGCGGGCTCGGCGGGAGCAGGAGCTGAGGATGGTTTCGGAGGACTGCGACTCGAAGAAG CCTGCGGATGATAAGGATGTGATGCAGCAAGTGCACAAAACTCATGAAGCTATCCA GCTGGATAGATCTCTGGACAAGTCAATCGAGTCGCTTCAGATGGAACTAGCTGCCTCTAGGAGTGCAATGGAATTGGGGAGTGGATCGGGTGATCAGAAGGCAAGGAAGAAAATGTTCATGGTCATTGGAATTAATACAGCATTCAGTAGTAGGAAGCGGCGGGATTCTGTCAGGGGGACGTGGATGCCTCAAG GAGAGAAGCTTCTTCAGTTGGAGCGCGAGAAAGGGATTGTTGTACGGTTCATGATTGGACATAG TGCAACGTCAAATAGCATTTTAGATCGAGCAATTGACTCGGAAGATGCTCAGCACAAAGACTTCCTAAGGCTG GAACATGTGGAAGGTTATCATGAATTatctgcaaaaacaaaaatcttcTTTTCCACTGCTGTTGCTATGTGGGATGCTGATTATTATATCAAGGTGGATGATGATGTCCACGTTAATTTGG GTATGCTGGCGACAACCCTTGCCCGGCATCGTTCGAAGCCGAGGGTTTATATCGGCTGCATGAAGTCTGGACCTGTGCTTTCTCAAAA GAATGTCAAGTATCATGAACCAGAGTACTGGAAATTTGGAGAGGAGGGTAATAAGTATTTCCGCCATGCAACGGGACAGATCTATGCCCTCTCAAAGGATCTGGCTACCTACATCTCAATCAACCA GCCCATATTACACAAGTATGCCAATGAAGATGTGTCGCTTGGATCATGGTTTATTGGTCTTGAGGTTGAGCACATTGATGACCGCAACATGTGTTGTGGCACTCCGCCAG ATTGTGAATGGAAGGCACAGGCTGGCAATGTGTGCATTGCTTCATTCGACTGGAGTTGTAGTGGTATATGCAAATCGGTGGAGAAGATTAAAGATGTCCACAGAAGGTGCGGCGAAGGGGATGGAGCTGTCTGGGATGCTTTAATTTGA
- the LOC115735523 gene encoding beta-1,3-galactosyltransferase 7 isoform X4 encodes MKSRGGNRISTKWIPIFCASFFLLGILLSNRMWSPPESSGQLVSRARREQELRMVSEDCDSKKPADDKDVMQQVHKTHEAIQSLDKSIESLQMELAASRSAMELGSGSGDQKARKKMFMVIGINTAFSSRKRRDSVRGTWMPQGEKLLQLEREKGIVVRFMIGHSATSNSILDRAIDSEDAQHKDFLRLEHVEGYHELSAKTKIFFSTAVAMWDADYYIKVDDDVHVNLGMLATTLARHRSKPRVYIGCMKSGPVLSQKNVKYHEPEYWKFGEEGNKYFRHATGQIYALSKDLATYISINQPILHKYANEDVSLGSWFIGLEVEHIDDRNMCCGTPPDCEWKAQAGNVCIASFDWSCSGICKSVEKIKDVHRRCGEGDGAVWDALI; translated from the exons ATGAAGAGCCGAGGCGGCAACAGAATCTCCACCAAGTGGATCCCGATCTTCTGcgcctccttcttcctcctcggcATCCTCCTCTCCAACAG GATGTGGTCTCCGCCTGAATCGAGTGGCCAGCTCGTGTCGCGGGCTCGGCGGGAGCAGGAGCTGAGGATGGTTTCGGAGGACTGCGACTCGAAGAAG CCTGCGGATGATAAGGATGTGATGCAGCAAGTGCACAAAACTCATGAAGCTATCCA ATCTCTGGACAAGTCAATCGAGTCGCTTCAGATGGAACTAGCTGCCTCTAGGAGTGCAATGGAATTGGGGAGTGGATCGGGTGATCAGAAGGCAAGGAAGAAAATGTTCATGGTCATTGGAATTAATACAGCATTCAGTAGTAGGAAGCGGCGGGATTCTGTCAGGGGGACGTGGATGCCTCAAG GAGAGAAGCTTCTTCAGTTGGAGCGCGAGAAAGGGATTGTTGTACGGTTCATGATTGGACATAG TGCAACGTCAAATAGCATTTTAGATCGAGCAATTGACTCGGAAGATGCTCAGCACAAAGACTTCCTAAGGCTG GAACATGTGGAAGGTTATCATGAATTatctgcaaaaacaaaaatcttcTTTTCCACTGCTGTTGCTATGTGGGATGCTGATTATTATATCAAGGTGGATGATGATGTCCACGTTAATTTGG GTATGCTGGCGACAACCCTTGCCCGGCATCGTTCGAAGCCGAGGGTTTATATCGGCTGCATGAAGTCTGGACCTGTGCTTTCTCAAAA GAATGTCAAGTATCATGAACCAGAGTACTGGAAATTTGGAGAGGAGGGTAATAAGTATTTCCGCCATGCAACGGGACAGATCTATGCCCTCTCAAAGGATCTGGCTACCTACATCTCAATCAACCA GCCCATATTACACAAGTATGCCAATGAAGATGTGTCGCTTGGATCATGGTTTATTGGTCTTGAGGTTGAGCACATTGATGACCGCAACATGTGTTGTGGCACTCCGCCAG ATTGTGAATGGAAGGCACAGGCTGGCAATGTGTGCATTGCTTCATTCGACTGGAGTTGTAGTGGTATATGCAAATCGGTGGAGAAGATTAAAGATGTCCACAGAAGGTGCGGCGAAGGGGATGGAGCTGTCTGGGATGCTTTAATTTGA
- the LOC115736756 gene encoding vacuolar protein sorting-associated protein 9A-like: MEKADVVLGLHDFLERMRQPSASDIVKSIKSFIVSFINNAPDPERDSAIVQEFLNNMEGVFRNHPLWAGCSEEELESAGEGLEKYVMTKLFSRVFASHPDDVKLDDDLSEKMSLVQQFIRPENLDITPSFQNETSWLLAQKELQKINMCKAPRDKLVCILNCCKVINNLLINASIASNGNPPGADEFLPVLIYVTIKASPPQLHSNLLYIQRYRRQSRLVAEAAYFFTNMLSAESFISNIDAKALSMDETEFLSNMESARALLSGLSTDVDGLSNQTDSAGDYAPRAEPMETRNQGSFNRIPATPPKTSETKLKTKSVPYTSNQASMAKIPSLSDLENKGAAMLLKEDQVSKTFQEFPYLFAQAGDLTVIDVEDLLNNYKRIVFKYICLSKGMNVASPQIPSKLQTGGPSEMETANKSQDIHSEPQEDTDRTDDRVSLVEEESLVSKSPPNEPSEPQGNPVGETSQ, encoded by the exons ATGGAGAAGGCTGACGTCGTCCTGGGGCTGCACGATTTCCTGGAGCGAATGCGTCAACCCTCCGCTTCCGACATCGTCAAGTCCATCAAGAG TTTCATTGTCTCGTTTATAAACAATGCTCCAGATCCGGAGAGGGATAGTGCCATTGTACAGGAATTTCTCAACAATATGGAAGGAGTATTCAGGAATCATCCATTGTGGGCGGGTTGCTCAGAGGAGGAACTGGAGAGTGCTGGTGAA GGATTGGAGAAGTATGTAATGACGAAATTGTTTTCCCGCGTGTTTGCATCACATCCAGATGATGTTAAACTTGATGATGACCTGTCTGAGAAGATGTCTCTGGTTCAACAGTTCATTAGGCCAGAAAATCTGGACATCACACCGTCCTTTCAGAATGAAACATCGTGGCTG CTTGCTCAGAAAGAACTACAAAAGATCAACATGTGCAAGGCACCAAGAGACAAGCTAGTGTGCATCCTCAATTGTTGCAAAGTTATTAACAACCTGTTGATCAATGCTTCCATTGCTTCCAATGGGAATCCACCAGGGGCTGATGAGTTTCTCCCTGTTCTAATTTATGTTACCATTAAG GCAAGCCCCCCGCAACTGCACTCTAATTTGTTGTATATACAAAGATACAGACGACAATCTCGATTAGTTGCTGAAGCAGCTTATTTTTTTACGAACATGCTCTCCGCAGAGTCCTTCATCTCAAACATTGATGCAAAAGCACTTTCAATGGATGAAACTGAGTTCTTGAGCAACATGGAATCTGCTCGAGCTCTTTTATCTGGGCTTTCCACCGATGTTGATGGTCTCTCTAACCAAACTGATAGTGCTGGTGATTATGCGCCAAGAGCAGAACCGATGGAAACAAGAAATCAAGGTTCTTTTAATAGAATTCCTGCAACACCACCGAAAACATCTGAAACCAAACTGAAGACAAAGTCAGTACCATATACAAGTAATCAGGCATCGATGGCTAAAATCCCATCCCTTTCAGATTTGGAGAATAAAGGGGCAGCTATGCTGTTGAAGGAGGATCAGGTTAGCAAAACCTTTCAGGAGTTCCCGTACTTATTTGCCCAGGCTGGTGATTTGACAGTAATTGATGTAGAAGACCTGCTAAATAATTACAAGAGGATAGTTTTCAAGTACATCTGTCTTTCCAAAGGGATGAATGTTGCCTCCCCGCAaattccttccaaattacaaacCGGAGGCCCAAGCGAAATGGAAACAGCGAATAAATCTCAAGATATACACTCTGAGCCACAAGAAGATACAGATAGGACAGACGATAGAGTTTCCCTCGTCGAAGAGGAGAGTCTTGTTTCAAAGTCACCGCCAAATGAGCCATCGGAGCCACAAGGCAACCCTGTTGGCGAGACATCCCAATGA
- the LOC115736897 gene encoding uncharacterized protein LOC115736897, giving the protein MGNAYRDHHHLYHLHHGNNLQIQHKSSFLPMLCSRPSIKDGRLPKWNDEDRSASFSDDPMSPKVGCMGQVKRNNRVVGFPTPNKLIAIAAKANVNKSLNKYAKLKRLFSSKSLLTSATAAAAAAASGSYERRRQKESNGCAGAKKKCEEIENSVSSPVSILDMDPPLPVIKKVSKPAAEGGGGDGSLWKRRSGGVALKGLELQQIHHPRHHMQPGTV; this is encoded by the coding sequence ATGGGCAATGCTTATAgggaccaccaccacctctaTCATCTTCACCATGGAAACAACCTCCAAATCCAACACAAGAGCTCCTTCTTGCCCATGTTGTGCTCAAGGCCCTCCATTAAAGATGGGAGGCTCCCCAAGTGGAACGACGAGGACAGATCCGCCTCTTTCTCCGACGACCCCATGTCGCCAAAGGTCGGCTGCATGGGCCAAGTCAAGCGGAACAACCGGGTTGTTGGCTTCCCAACGCCCAACAAGCTCATCGCCATCGCTGCCAAAGCCAATGTCAATAAGAGTCTCAATAAGTACGCCAAGCTCAAGAGGCTTTTCTCTAGCAAAAGCCTCCTCACATCCGCCACTGCTGCTGCGGCCGCCGCTGCGTCGGGCAGCTACGAACGTAGGAGGCAAAAGGAGAGCAATGGGTGTGCAGGAGCCAAGAAGAAATGTGAAGAGATTGAGAATTCCGTCAGCTCACCGGTTAGTATTTTGGACATGGATCCCCCATTGCCAGTGATCAAGAAAGTGAGCAAACCGGCCGCAGAAGGAGGCGGCGGAGATGGCAGCCTGTGGAAGAGGAGGTCAGGTGGGGTTGCTTTGAAGGGCCTGGAGCTTCAACAGATTCACCATCCAAGGCATCATATGCAGCCAGGCACTGTTTGA